In Cicer arietinum cultivar CDC Frontier isolate Library 1 chromosome 1, Cicar.CDCFrontier_v2.0, whole genome shotgun sequence, one DNA window encodes the following:
- the LOC101503236 gene encoding uncharacterized protein: MEFPVSVISTLLFLFSLFSSQSRAEASGSVLFIDSSSHQFLRDRSSTDERPSILLQEVGAVVPILLGFAPPSTLSASSSSKLNEVLIPNPFNRPRAVFLLEVNGINGLEKIVQENAMFRKSLWDTNSIGSDKVDIQLPDENDVSVLSLDEQLEDFTDKEIIDFSSLIGGSYAPDSLEPLNGVLTIPLANGALVNLHMSKKAERKFVIGLLSLTQNVRKAIQLHHDLSQSTPSPAELLTGSFNGIKVLKEQDEAESIAQHGVELLLVTLTKIFGSLQETYKGQIVGIIYCHTATPQESSKKFDVFFTPHYTARWLEEVNTLNTTIAEVALVRKTLAWVTGIILLVSTLMGTCYLLYMPITRDTLLYSNVKLD, encoded by the exons ATGGAGTTTCCCGTTTCCGTCATTTCGACCCTGCTCTTCctcttctctctcttctcttctcAATCTAGG GCCGAGGCTTCTGGTTCCGTCTTATTCATCGATAGTTCTTCTCATCAATTCCTTCGTGATAGATCATCCACCGATGAG CGTCCTTCAATTTTGCTTCAGGAAGTTGGTGCTGTTGTGCCAATCTTGCTCGGTTTTGCACCTCCTTCCACCCTTTCAGCCTCCAGCTCATCCAAG TTGAATGAGGTTTTGATTCCTAATCCATTCAACAGGCCTCGTGCTGTGTTTTTGCTGGAAGTGAATGGAATCAATG GTCTTGAAAAAATTGTCCAGGAGAATGCAATGTTCAGGAAATCATTGTGGGATACAAATTCTATTGGTTCAGATAAAGTTGACATTCAACTTCCAG ATGAAAATGATGTTTCTGTGCTTTCTTTGGACGAGCAATTGGAAGACTTCACCGACAAAGAAATTAttgatttt TCATCTTTGATAGGTGGATCATATGCCCCAGATTCCCTTGAGCCATTAAATGGAGTGCTTACCATTCCTTTGGCAAATGGTGCCTTAGTGAATCTCCACATGTCAAAG AAAGCAGAAAGAAAGTTTGTGATAGGTCTTTTGTCTCTCACTCAAAATGTCAGAAAGGCAATTCAACTACATCATGATTTATCACAGAGCACACCAAGTCCAGCTGAGTTGTTAACAGGATCCTTCAATGGCATTAAG GTTTTGAAAGAGCAAGATGAAGCTGAAAGTATTGCTCAGCATGGAGTTGAGTTGTTACTTGTAACTTTGACAAAGATATTTGGTTCATTGCAAGAAACATACAAAG GTCAAATTGTTGGGATTATCTATTGTCATACGGCCACTCCTCAAGAGTCGAGCAAGAAGTTTGATGTGTTCTTTACACCTCACTATACAGCACGATGGTTGGAAGAAGTAAATACGCTGAATACTACTATTGCAGAAGTCGCACTGGTTAGAAAAACCCTTGCCTGGGTCACAGGAATAATTCTGCTTGTTTCAACTCTTATGGGG ACATGTTACCTCTTGTATATGCCAATCACAAGGGACACGCTTCTCTATTCTAATGTCAAGCTTGATTAG